From a single Lacerta agilis isolate rLacAgi1 chromosome 3, rLacAgi1.pri, whole genome shotgun sequence genomic region:
- the ACYP2 gene encoding acylphosphatase-2 isoform X1, which translates to MERLCMSNTPFFTVTKKRKRTVLTFQSKIEIVERLEKGETATVLAEEFGIGKSTISQLKKNKDTLLHFVSMMGSENGKKKRKTMKCAKNSTLEDALYAWFSHMKNIGEPVSGPLLCEKALEMNRKLNGNPDFKASSGWLARFKSRHGIHHLGIHHEKLSADQPAAQCLKKEFTDFKTEEDSDAESIYNTVVVPGPSHSEAYNALEIALQWLEDQEESDVVQLLFLKSLRDLAAKKIANSLKQK; encoded by the coding sequence ATGGAAAGATTATGTATGAGCAACACGCCGTTTTTCACAGTGACCAAGAAACGCAAGCGAACAGTGCtcactttccaaagcaaaataGAGATTGTGGAAAGGTTGGAGAAAGGCGAAACGGCAACAGTGTTGGCAGAGGAGTTCGGAATTGGGAAGTCCACAATTTCACAACTCAAGAAAAACAAAGATACACTCCTGCATTTTGTCTCAATGATGGGCAGCGAAAATGGCAAAAAGAAGCGGAAGACGATGAAATGTGCAAAGAACTCGACGTTGGAAGATGCTCTCTATGCTTGGTTTTCCCACATGAAAAATATTGGCGAGCCAGTCTCAGGCCCACTTCTATGTGAAAAGGCCTTGGAAATGAACAGGAAATTGAACGGCAACCCTGATTTCAAGGCTAGCTCAGGATGGCTGGCGCGGTTCAAGTCTCGCCATGGGATTCACCACCTTGGTATTCATCATGAGAAGCTTTCTGCTGATCAGCCAGCTGCTCAGTGCCTCAAAAAAGAATTTACAGATTTCAAAACAGAGGAGGACTCTGACGCCGAGAGCATTTACAACACCGTTGTCGTTCCTGGACCCTCACATTCGGAAGCTTACAACGCATTAGAAATAGCTCTGCAGTGGCTGGAAGATCAAGAAGAAAGCGATGTGGTACAGCTCCTGTTTTTGAAAAGCCTGAGAGATTTGGCTGCAAAGAAGATAGCGAATTCTCTGAAACAAAAATAA